The Camelus bactrianus isolate YW-2024 breed Bactrian camel chromosome 13, ASM4877302v1, whole genome shotgun sequence nucleotide sequence ATTCcggtcctcctccctccttccctccgcgGTGACTCCGCGGCTGGCCTCGCCGGCAGCTGCTCCTCCAGGCGCCGTCCGCACCCTTCCCCGCCCTGTCTGCCAGCTCCCCCGAGTCTTGTCACCCGACAGGGTTTTATCCGACTTTGGATTCAGAACAcaagttttttccttttcaggtCAGAACTTTCCCAAATCCACTCCCTTCAGTAGAAGATTCTTACTTCCAGCTCCTGTGACTCACCGAACACACACTTGAAAACGAATTCTTGTGTAACTTTAAGTTAAAGAAGCATGTTTTGGAAACGCTCCCAGTGTCTCCGGTCACCACCGGTGCCCCGTACAACCTCGTACAAAGCTTGCATTTCGTATCTGTTTGGCACAGTTTGCTGTGATCTGACCTTGCGGGTATCTACTGGTCCGCATATCCGAGAAAGTAATTAGGGTGGACCAGTGTTATTTATTTTGGCGTCTGGTTAGCATTGACCTTGCCCTGGGATATTTACTTTGGGGAAAAAGCCTTTTGTGTGCGTTGATATGACAACCTGACATTCGAGTGCTATTCCAAGttccctgatttttaaaatcctgagTAGATTAGCTTCTTTCTGGTGCAAGTCATCTTACATGTGAGACACttcttgtaattaaaaaaagaaacagagaagaatgTAAATCATGCACTCTGTTGAAATAAATAGCCAGTTTCCAATATGATTTGATTCTCTACTGATTAGGCCAGTTTTTACTTCCTTTTGAATTGTTTGTGGAGTAAGATCGTCTCCCATTTACTTCCTTAAGTAGAAATGTCAGGGATCTAGTTTACTCAGTTGTGGTTACCTCAGGAGGGAAGGGAAATTCCCATCAGGCTTGGGGTGGGATTCCCCTCCGTTCCTGTCCCTTAAGTGCTGTAAACTCCATCGCTGTTTGGAATCCATTTCTCTAATCTCCAGATCCTTACCTCATTCCAGCGATTTATGGTTAGTCTCGGCTGGATTTAACTCTGAAATCATGTTATCATTCAGGTGTGCCTTTATCATAGATTGGACTggctcaggaaggaaaaaaatggagtgaggggccaaaaaaaaaaaaaaaaaaaccgggtTGAAAGCAGTGTAAAGCAGAGATTTTTAGCCCtactttccaaagaaaatgaggTGAAGTCCCCATACTAAAGTATTCTGAGGACTTTTCCATGAAAACCCTAGCGCCTCCAGTAACTCCCCAGTCTGATGCCTGCCTCCTATACTTAGGAAGCTTTTGGTCAGGATCATTAAAGCCACCACAAGTGATTGGGTTTCAGAAGTTTCAGTTTGTCTGATGCCACGGCAGTGTGTAGCAAGGAGGGGGGAGGTATCCCATCTTGGGACTTCAAATGAGCTTTTCTTTAGACATGTTGCAAAATGTGGTTAGTTCaatttcattttgtgtttctattttacCCATGACTGCTAGGTGCTTTTTTTTAGTGACATTTTACTTTTGAACTAGCAcaagtttactttttaaacatcCATGTTTGAGTAGTTGATAGAAATGATCACAAATGCTTGACAAACTCCCAGGTGTcgggtaaccatacatttgttccCAACCCAGGACacatttgaaagtgaaagaagacaCTGATAATTATGCCAGGATTATAGGGTTTCAACGTAGTGGATGGTGACTGTTACAGTGCCTTAGGGGCTAGCAGCTTGTCTGAGTTTCAGAGCTTTGTCTCCATTCTCCCCACTGTTTGGATTTCTCACCGATCATTTTCTCACTGATGGTTACTTGGCTGGATCTCTTGTCATTGAGATCTCAGTTTCAATGTCACCTCTTCACAGACACCTTCCCTTAGGTCGTGATCTAACAAACCACTCTTTTTTGCAGAGCACCTTGTCTTGTCTTTTCATCTGAACCGCCAGCTCCATAACAGCAGGGACCTGGCTGCTCTTAACATATTCTCAGTGCCTACAGTTACATTCAGCACATAGGGGTGGTGAGAAGTTTGTGAAAGGGAGTTAAGTTGGAGCTTATCTACACTTTAGGCagaaaattaaatacagtttACTGTATCCTTACTGCTGGTTAgtgtgaatgaatgaaaccaCGTTATAAGATAGTGGAAAGTGATACCACCATTCCCCATTGTACCTATACCTTTGCAAGGAGCAGGGTGGCCATTTGCTGTAGTACTTGGTACCAGGTATTTAAAGCTACTTTTCACATTTACTAAATAAATTTATGGAACTCATTACCCTGTACTGGTGTATAAGCCAAACATAGATTCCGAGAAGAGTTTAGATTCATCTCATGATGATGGATCCTTTTATCAAGTTAATGTCTGGGGTACGGTTGTCATCTGCAAGATTTCTTTGTATAGAAAGCATTTGTGACGCCCTTAGCTCCCTTTCAAAAGGCTAAATATTACCCAGCCAGACTGGACACCTGCTCCTACCCTCCTCAAGGGTAgttagagaataaaataaatgattattttcctCATCTTCCAAAACCTCAATTCAGGAGTTGGGATACTGTATTTATTTGAGGCATCTTTTAGTCATTCATGTTATACATCTGAACTATTCATTGTTTTGGTATCCTGCATCACACCTTACCAGAATATATACAAACAGTAAGAATGTTTAAGTGACACATGATATAAACAAAATAACTGTTAAGCCATAGAAGTTCCTTAGTCCTGTTTGAATGGCactgcatgcatatatacatatatatatatattcaaagtaATTAAATCACATTTAAGACAAATACAGTTCCTTAAAGGCAGGCTGCTCAGCAGGGTTGTTAAAATAAACTGAAGTTTGCTAGCATCCTTTCAGTCACATTACCGTGAGCAGAAACTGTCACTGTCCAGTTCTGTAACATTAAATAGCTGATGGTGCATAATTTCAAAACAGTAAACCGAATGGTTCAGATTTAAAACATGATGTTCCTTCAGAGTAGCATATGCCCAGCATACTGCTTTCAAGACAGTGATAGTTTACTAGCATTTTAACACTTTCTGTTTAACCTATAATATCCCATGTActgcttttaataaaaaacaagatgTTGAGTACTCTCAAGATTACACTAGAACAGCCTTTTAATTAATAAACTAGCAAGATGTGCTGTGCTTTACAGGTAAACAATTACACTGTACTAGTTTTATTTATGTGCAGTCTTTTAAGTATAAGAGCTCAGTATATGACTGTTGACCTTCAATTAGTATGTATCTTCTTCGAGTTGAGAAGTGTTTATAGGCAGGTATTTTTGAAGATTTGAGAAAACCTTCAATAAAACATTctcaccacctcccaccctcccctcgcCTTGTTATATATAGGTTTCCCAGGCTGCTGCAGATTTGAAACAGTTCTGTCTGCAGAATGCGCAACATGACCCCTTGCTGACTGGAGTGTCTTCAAGTACGAATCCCTTCAGACCCCAGAAAGTCTGTTCCTTTTTGTAGTAAAACAAATCTTTGTAAGGTAAGTTTCCTTAAATTAAACTAACCAAACCCCACATAGTAGGAATAACTAGTCAAGTCTCTTTCTTTGCAGCATTTGTAAGTTGAGCAAGATCATCCTGTACACTTTTGTTTGGCACTTCGTTTACAGTTTTGTGAGGATTGATGAAATTTGCTGATTTAGTAGTCATGAAGACTAATTGTTTCTATTTTACTATAAGGAGGGTTAAGTAGAGGATTTAATAACCATAGAGGATATAGGAGTTACTAGAAAATTTCACAGTTCTGACAAGCCAGGTTACCTTTTATAACATTGGCTTAACGGCGTATTCTGGAGTCTTCAAATACTAGTTTTACTTTTGTATACCTAGCAAAtatttagacatttaaaaaaaaatctacagtgtTCATGGTGGTGACTTTTAAAGTACCATCAATTGATTGGGATTAATTATGATGTTCTAATAGAACGGCATAGCAAAGAATTGGGAGTTGTGAATCCAAGAGAGAAACTCAGGACATAGCTGAACAGCTGACATGGTGCTGGCATTTGGAGTGCGGAATAACAGGTTTTACTTGTATTCTTGTTTGTTAGGTAAAGATAAAACATGAGAGAAAGTATATAAATCCATGGTGGCAGAGAGAGTGGATTGGATTTCAGAGGATTAAAAAACTAAGGGATGGGCTGGTTTAAGGCATACTTCTATATGTTAACGTGTACTTCAGAGCAAATGTCAATGTGTGCGAAAATGTGTCATGTTAAGCCAAAAGAGATGTGACCAAGACATGATGTGGACAATTAAAAATGTAACCCAAGGGTACTACTTTTTACAAATCCATAGGATTTTAGTCACAATGTTTACTCATATTGACCTATGAGAagcaaaatagtttaaaaaaaaaaaaaaaggctattctGTGTACAGCACACACCCTTTACAAACATTCTGACTCCTCAGAATCCAGGAAGCTGCTTCCTAAAATACCATGTTACATAGTTGTGCCCTCCCTAATTAAGCTTTGTAGATTTGGGAGTGTCCAGGAAGCCTGTATAAGTACACCATGTTTCCAGTAAATACAATGATTGGTTAAGATTTTTGAAACACAGGGTGGGAAACCACCTTTGAGTTTAAGGAAGTAATTCTTTTTAACAGTCTAGCACCTTCACATTTAACAATGTAATATAGTTCCTTGCTTCTGATGGTGTTAATTCTTCATGGCAGTTTTTGGAAATTTCATGTTTTCATGGTTTAATAAAGGTTTTTAAACCTCTGTTCCTCTTGTATTCTCTTCACAAAGTGTTGATTTTTATACAAGATACTGTTCAGAGGCCTGGCTTCTTAACTGGCTGTTAATAATTTCATTTCATAGGAGTCTACAGATAAATGTTTAAATGACTTGATTCAAGGCTAAAATATGGCTGGGATAAGAGCCcagatttcaaagtaaaataaaaccaattaATCCTGGCAGTTATTATAAAACCCACAGCTTTGTGGATATTATGATTTGAAACTTTTGGCTAGGAAAAGAACATTTGCATGTAAAAGCATTtcttctcaaacttgaatgttACCTACAAATCATTTTGTTAAAACATaaattctaattcagtaggtctgggatgaggCCCTAAAATCTGCATTTCTTATACGGGCCCATGTTCTACTGATGTTGGTGGTCCTAGGCACATGAAGTGGCATGGATGCAAAGAATCTATTTGAGTCTTTAACctcacagtttgaaaaaaatagtttatataattttttaaaaagcatagagAATTTAGCAACAGATagtacaaagaaaatagaagttacCATGATTAGTACACCCAGAATTAACCACTTATAAGACATTTCCTATTacgagaaaaaaaatatttaaaaataatgatcataGCATGCAGTTTTTCCATTGtgtttttagaaacatttaaattttcttatttaattgtcTTTGTAAATGAGATTTCCTGTGATTGTACTAGAACCTAGTTATATTCCACTTCATCGAATATTGAGGTTTCCAAACATGAGGCTGCACTGAGGTGAATATCCTGGTATCCAGGTATACTTTACatatttctttaagataaattTCCAGAAGTAAAACTACTCAATAAggaatgacatttaaaatttaataacctTGATAACTACTGTCAATATTAAACTTAGCTATTCCACCTGGAgcttcagtgctttttttttgttaagcCCTTGCCAAACAGACCTCAGGCTACTATCTTCTGCCCATCTTGCTTTTGTAATTTGCACTGATTTAAATACATTAACTGAAGTTAAACACTTTTTTCACCACTGATTGTGTTAATGCTTCTTGAACATGTTTTATTAAtgaagtaacacatttttaaataagtataaaGAACTGTGTATCTACTATCCTGAATTAAATGGTTTACcttgttaatttttaaagatactttttctACTTTTCCATATAGATAACTTACCCTGAAGTTGTTATTCTCATGTTTTTTACCTTTACTACATGTATTTattgtgttttatagttttaaagctATAATTTTTAAGGAATAACTATTACTGCATTATTTTTGAGATTTGTATTGGTCCATAGATTGTTTGGTCATTtgattgctgtatagtattccatcaCAGGTACAGagcttatttatccattcccttGTTGAGCtgcatttaggctatttccagtTCTTAGCTATTAAAACACTGCTATAGTCAGTATCCATGTACACATTCCTCTTTGTGTATAGGTTTATGTAGGTAAATAGAAGTGATTGCATCTTGCTCTCCTCAATACTGTTGCTCATTTTCTAGAGTTGTTCACATTTTTCTCAAGAGAGTTTTATACTAACCTTTTTCTATTAGGATCCAGAGTGTATTTTGGCAGTGAACTTGGCAAGTGCATCTTTAAGTCATGTTTACTAATaaactataaattatatatactttaGAGCGGTTCTAGAAGTTAAGGAAAAGCTACATTTTACACCACAGGCATTTTCTGTCCTGTTTCTCatccacccccgccccaccacaGAACCCTGTGatgtctgctttaaaaaaaaaaaaaaaaaacaggcttagTTTAATTGAAAGCACTTTTTATAAGCTGACATTCAAGTGAATGCACCAAAAGTAATGTAAGATGTACTGCTATTCAGAAAAAAGCTATTGTTCTTTGGTACTTTACcctaattcactttttttttttttcctatttcaggtTTTCTAAACCAGTTTCCATGAACCAGTGACTATTCAAAGCAGAGCTAAATCTGAAGCCTGTACAAACGCCTGTCTCTGTAACACGTGCCATACTATACAAACTTCTACTTTTGTCAGTCCTTGACATCTACCTCTCTGAATTTTCATGAATTTCTTATTCACAaggttaattattttatatacactGGCAGCAGCgtacaataaaatacttagtataAAAGTTTTTTGATTAATTATTGGTTTAAATACACTATGTATTAATTTGTTTTGAACACCTAAGATAAATGACAGTTTTCCCATCAGTATTCAGGGGTTAAGTTTTTAGTGTTTGTTCCCCCATCTCATCTCACACAACTTTATGCCATACATTATGCAAGACTGCTAGAGAATTAAAGGTTAAGTTCCAAACTTAACTCTTAAGGTCAGGAAGAGGCTGTTAACAATACTAATTTCTATTCATGAATTATTTACAGGATTAACTGTTTTCTAATTAACTTGGTATTAGTTAACTTCTAACAGACTCCTTTGTGGGGTATTGCCATTATACCTAAAAATTATTTGCTTCACAATAGATGGGTCTCCTAATAAAGACAGTACAGACTAGACATAAGAATTGcattataaaatataagaaaaatttcaGCACCTGAGACAATTCATAAATGAAGCCCTACAGTACAATATGAGGTAAAGAAATACCAAGAAAAAAGCAATCAAAAGATTAGCTTCAGTACTCTGCAACTTTGCTTCAAGTCCTTGGTAAaccattttgctttaaaatttttacctttCTTGAAAGGCTTAAGgttaaagaaatgttaaaacatCCTTAGAAACCTAGCCTCCAATATATATTTTCAGGAAACAGAACTAAAACTGAAGATGAGTCTCGTGGAAAACCAGTGGATTACACAATATCAAATAAGCATTGTATTTCTCTCAAGCCCACACATGTCATGAAATTACAAATGGGAATGTTAGTTTGAAACCTGATTCCAGTTCATATTAttcacaattatttaaaaataagagaactgGGTTTTTAGGAAACTTAAATTGAACCTATAAACTCTCACCAAAATGACCTTTATTTGTATTTGCTACATAAATAATGAGTGGCAATTCATGGCACTTGGTCCAGACATGAAAGAAGGTTTATGAAATCACTAAACGCCATTTTGAAAAGGGTCTTAATACATTCAAGATAGTCTTGTTCAGCACAATACAGTACTATTCCTTCAGTACtttataaatggaattttcttctaCTTGTATCCATTTCCCGGGGCTGAAAATtagagtaaagaaaaaaagtgaacgATCTCTGGGTAACagtgcttaaaaacaaaaacaaaaacaaaaccctctggATTTGTCTCTGAGATTGAATAGTTAAATCTTTAGGtctaatgtaaaaaataatagaaattactATTccaatatgtgtgtatataatatatataaaatttttaagtaaaaaccaTACTTAAGTGAAATACTGCTTAGATagaaaagttttgttttaaaaatattaaagttttcatttatgatttaaaatgctCTCCAAACTTACACAAAACCT carries:
- the GNG5 gene encoding guanine nucleotide-binding protein G(I)/G(S)/G(O) subunit gamma-5, which produces MSGSSSVAAMKKVVQQLRLEAGLNRVKVSQAAADLKQFCLQNAQHDPLLTGVSSSTNPFRPQKVCSFL